From Vicia villosa cultivar HV-30 ecotype Madison, WI unplaced genomic scaffold, Vvil1.0 ctg.001463F_1_1, whole genome shotgun sequence, one genomic window encodes:
- the LOC131635303 gene encoding linoleate 13S-lipoxygenase 2-1, chloroplastic-like: protein MFMQQSYVSNLRPNCLTLHKPCLHGIGSSSNQTCFKVGSSRPLLTKQKNESKFKRNQCNKIKAVAVSEEAVDKKTVKVKATVTVQPTLGGLFREVGARGYDDFKDLLGKSILLEFVSIELDPETNLEKKRIKGYVHLTHRSTKEIKYEADFDVPANFGEIGAVLVENEHKRETFMKEIVLDGFLTGPIKFACDSWVHSKFDNPQLRVFFSNKSYLPSETPEGLKRLREGELVTLRGNGRGERKIFERIYDYDVYNDLGNPDKDIHLKRPVLGGKEHPYPRRCRTGRPRCAKDPLSEQPSNKVYVPRDESFSEVKQVTFSANTLQSALHALVPVLRTSAVDKNLGFPVFSAIDDLFNEGFNLPPQQQHDFKTALPRLVKLVRDARNDILRFETPATMDKDRFFWFRDEEFGRQTIAGLNPCCIQLVTEWPLKSKLDPNVYGPAESAITTDIVEKQIRGFSTVEEAIKQKKLFVLDYYDFFLPLVEEVRKLEGTTLYGSRTLFYLNEDGTVRPLAIELARPPIGKKPLWRQVFIPSWHSTEVWLWRLAKAHVLAHDAGYHQLVSHWLRTHCCTEPYIIATNRQLSAMHPIYRLLLPHFRYTMEINALAREALINADGVIESSFTPKQLSILVSSIAYDKHWQFDLQALPNDLIHRGLAEKDPNAPHGLKLAIEDYPYANDGLVLWDAIKSWVTDYVNHYYNDDSRTVVSDKELQAWWKEIRTVGHGDKKDEPWWPNLKTNEDLIEIVTTIVWITSGHHAAVNFGQYTYAGYFPNRPAIARNNMPTEDPSDQELELFYDKPEVTLLKCFPSQIQAMTVMTVLDILSSHSPDEEYLGQTVEPAWEEEPMIKAAFEKFQGRLMELEGIVDERNADKSLRNRNGAGILPYELLKPTSEPGVTGKGVPYSISI from the exons ATGTTTATGCAACAAAGTTACGTATCAAACTTGAGACCAAACTGTCTCACCTTGCACAAGCCATGTCTTCATGGCATTGGAAGTAGTAGTAACCAAACATGTTTTAAGGTTGGGTCTTCAAGGCCATTGTTGACAAAACAAAAGAATGAGAGTAAGTTTAAAAGAAACCAGTGCAATAAAATCAAAGCTGTGGCTGTGAGTGAAGAAGCAGTAGACAAGAAAACAGTGAAAGTCAAAGCTACAGTAACTGTTCAACCAACACTTGGAGGACTTTTCAGAGAAGTGGGTGCTAGAGGGTATGATGACTTCAAGGATTTGTTGGGTAAATCAATTCTCTTGGAGTTTGTTAGCATTGAGCTAGATCCAG AGACAAACTTGGAGAAGAAAAGAATCAAAGGTTACGTCCACTTGACGCATCGATCAACAAAAGAGATTAAGTATGAAGCTGATTTTGATGTACCAGCAAACTTTGGTGAGATTGGTGCTGTTCTTGTGGAAAATGAGCATAAAAGAGAAACAtttatgaaggaaattgttcTTGATGGCTTTCTCACTGGTCCTATTAAATTTGCTTGTGATTCTTGGGTTCATTCCAAGTTTGATAACCCCCAATTGAGAGTGTTTTTCTCCAACAAG TCATATTTGCCATCTGAAACACCGGAAGGATTGAAAAGGCTAAGAGAAGGCGAACTGGTAACTTTACGAGGCAATGGCCGAGGCGAACGCAAGATTTTCGAACGTATATATGATTACGACGTGTATAATGACCTTGGAAATCCAGACAAGGATATCCATCTCAAGAGACCTGTTCTTGGTGGCAAAGAACATCCGTACCCGAGACGTTGTAGAACTGGAAGACCTCGTTGCGCTAAAGATCCGTTGTCGGAGCAACCAAGTAACAAAGTCTATGTTCCGCGAGACGAAAGCTTCTCAGAAGTAAAGCAAGTTACATTTTCTGCAAATACGTTACAGTCGGCTCTCCACGCGCTTGTGCCTGTTCTGAGAACATCTGCAGTTGACAAAAATCTTGGATTCCCTGTTTTCTCAGCCATAGATGATCTTTTCAATGAAGGATTTAACTTGCCTCCTCAACAACAACATGATTTCAAGACTGCTTTGCCTAGGTTGGTCAAGCTTGTTCGAGATGCCAGAAATGACATTCTTCGATTTGAAACTCCGGCTACAATGGACA AGGACAGATTCTTTTGGTTTAGAGATGAAGAATTTGGAAGACAGACTATAGCTGGTCTTAATCCCTGTTGCATCCAATTGGTTACG GAATGGCCATTGAAAAGCAAGCTTGATCCTAATGTTTATGGTCCTGCGGAATCGGCGATAACCACTGATATAGTCGAGAAACAAATCAGAGGATTCTCTACTGTGGAAGAA GCTATCAAACAGAAGAAGTTGTTTGTCTTGGACTACTACGACTTTTTCTTGCCATTAGTAGAGGAAGTTAGAAAACTTGAAGGAACAACATTGTATGGATCAAGGACACTGTTCTACCTGAATGAAGACGGCACGGTGAGGCCATTGGCGATCGAGCTAGCTCGACCGCCTATAGGTAAAAAGCCATTATGGAGGCAAGTTTTCATACCTTCTTGGCACTCAACTGAAGTTTGGCTTTGGAGGCTTGCCAAAGCTCATGTTCTTGCTCATGATGCTGGCTACCACCAACTTGTTAGTCACTGGTTGAGAACTCATTGTTGTACAGAACCATACATCATTGCAACAAACAGGCAACTAAGTGCAATGCATCCAATCTACAGATTACTACTTCCACATTTTAGATACACAATGGAAATCAACGCACTTGCGCGTGAAGCACTGATAAATGCTGATGGAGTAATAGAGAGTAGTTTCACTCCTAAACAACTTTCCATCTTAGTAAGTTCAATAGCCTATGATAAACACTGGCAATTCGACTTACAAGCCCTTCCGAATGATCTAATCCACAGAGGATTGGCAGAAAAAGATCCAAATGCCCCTCATGGCTTGAAACTTGCCATAGAAGATTACCCTTATGCAAATGATGGCCTTGTTCTTTGGGATGCTATCAAATCTTGGGTCACTGATTATGTCAACCACTACTACAACGATGATTCAAGAACTGTTGTGTCAGATAAAGAATTACAAGCATGGTGGAAAGAGATTAGAACTGTTGGTCATGGTGACAAAAAGGATGAACCCTGGTGGCCTAATTTGAAAACAAATGAAGATCTTATTGAAATAGTGACGACCATTGTTTGGATAACATCCGGACATCACGCAGCGGTGAACTTTGGTCAGTACACTTACGCGGGCTATTTTCCTAATAGACCGGCTATTGCGAGAAACAACATGCCCACAGAAGACCCTTCTGATCAAGAATTGGAGCTTTTCTATGATAAACCAGAAGTGACATTGTTGAAGTGTTTCCCTTCACAAATTCAAGCTATGACGGTGATGACCGTGTTGGATATTTTGTCTAGTCATTCGCCAGACGAGGAGTATCTTGGACAAACGGTTGAGCCAGCGTGGGAAGAGGAACCAATGATTAAGGCTGCTTTTGAAAAGTTCCAAGGAAGGTTGATGGAGCTTGAAGGTATAGTTGATGAGAGGAATGCTGATAAGAGTCTGAGGAATAGAAATGGTGCTGGGATTTTGCCTTATGAGCTTTTGAAGCCAACTTCAGAGCCAGGTGTAACAGGAAAGGGTGTTCCATATAGTATCTCTATTTGA